A single Opisthocomus hoazin isolate bOpiHoa1 chromosome 1, bOpiHoa1.hap1, whole genome shotgun sequence DNA region contains:
- the GJA5 gene encoding gap junction alpha-5 protein — translation MGDWSFLGEFLEEVHKHSTVVGKVWLTVLFIFRMLVLGTAAESSWGDEQSDFMCDTQQPGCENVCYDKAFPISHVRFWVLQIIFVSTPSLVYMGHAMHTVRMEEKRKMKEAEIEAQEMKNNGDTYYQQKCPTAEKAELSCWDESGGKIILRGSLLNTYVYSILIRTAMEVAFIVGQYILYGIFLETLYICQRAPCPHPVNCYVSRPTEKNVFIVFMLAVAVLSLFLSLAELYHLGWKKAKEKCSRSYKPNSSTAPGRLESAPQVERAQMYTPPPDFNQCLSSPNGKFISPFSNKMASQQNTANFATERVHGQEDRAGEGHFVKSSYVESPEVANECAAPAFPENYFNEKRRFSKTSRASSKARSDDLSV, via the coding sequence ATGGGAGACTGGAGTTTCCTGGGAGAATTCCTCGAGGAGGTCCACAAACACTCCACAGTGGTGGGGAAAGTCTGGTTGACCGTGCTCTTCATCTTCCGGATGCTGGTGCTAGGTACGGCAGCAGAGTCCTCCTGGGGGGACGAGCAGTCTGACTTCATGTGTGAcacccagcagcctggctgcgaGAACGTCTGCTACGACAAGGCTTTCCCCATCTCCCACGTCCGGTTTTGGGTCCTCCAGATCATCTTTGTCTCCACCCCATCTCTGGTGTATATGGGCCACGCAATGCACACGGTACGCatggaggagaagaggaagatgaaggaggCAGAAATAGAGGCCCAGGAGATGAAAAACAACGGCGACACATACTACCAGCAGAAGTGCCCTACGGCAGAGAAGGCCGAGCTGTCTTGCTGGGATGAATCAGGAGGCAAAATCATACTCAGGGGCAGTCTGCTGAACACCTACGTCTACAGCATTTTGATTCGCACCGCCATGGAAGTGGCCTTCATTGTGGGACAGTACATCTTGTACGGGATCTTTCTGGAGACCCTGTATATCTGCCAGCGGGCACCTTGTCCCCACCCTGTCAACTGCTATGTTTCCCGCCCCACAGAGAAGAACGTGTTCATCGTCTTCATGCTGGCTGTGGCAGTGCTCTCCCTTTTCCTCAGTCTGGCTGAGCTGTACCACTTGGGCTGGAAGAAAGCCAAAGAGAAGTGCTCCCGGTCTTACAAGCCCAACTCCAGCACAGCCCCCGGCAGATTGGAGTCTGCCCCACAAGTAGAAAGGGCCCAGATGTACACTCCTCCACCAGATTTTAACCAGTGCTTGTCAAGTCCCAATGGGAAGTTCATCAGCCCCTTCAGCAACAAGATGGCCTCCCAGCAGAACACTGCCAACTTTGCCACCGAGCGGGTCCATGGCCAGGAGGACCGTGCTGGTGAAGGGCACTTTGTTAAGTCCAGCTACGTGGAGAGTCCAGAGGTGGCCAACGAATGTGCAGCACCTGCCTTCCCTGAGAACTACTTCAATGAGAAACGCCGGTTCAGCAAGACTAGCCGTGCCAGCAGCAAGGCGAGGTCGGATGATTTGTCTGTGTGA